Proteins from a single region of Desulfatiglans anilini DSM 4660:
- a CDS encoding tetrathionate reductase family octaheme c-type cytochrome — protein sequence MARMRRFWLPLFAAALIAPVWALAQVRVVDENQAPGRTMAQQATKERTVWITADHSRHEPLQQTFQSGPEVTKACLSCHELAAGQFHKTIHWTWLDPSRPPEERIGKAGITLNNFCINAQSNWPRCTSCHAGYGWKDESFNFKDEYAVDCLVCHEQTGTYKKFPTGAGHPVDKPTVFKANGKLYEPPDWNKVAQSVARPTRKNCGTCHFFGGGGDAVKHGDLDSSMMMPNKALDVHMGTDGQDFDCVRCHTTELHRIAGRIYSNPAAGHRKSLVEDDLAAKIMCESCHTSTPHKPGVKANDHTDKVACQSCHIPAFARELATKMWWDWSTAGQKKEGKPFAEKGPHGKPSYDSLKGSFVWEKDVVPEYFWFNGAIQTLTAQDVVDPSRTVAVNTPLGSPDDPMSRIFPFKVHRGKQPYDKINKTVVIPKLFGPPGSGAYWADWDWRRSIEIGMQTAGIPFSGEFDFVETSYVFPITHMVAPKEQSLQCIECHSKEGRLQNLAGFYMPGRDRNPVVHFLGWAVVLGSLLGVFVHGIGRMVAGRRKEK from the coding sequence ATGGCACGGATGCGTCGGTTTTGGTTGCCGCTTTTCGCTGCGGCGCTCATTGCACCGGTTTGGGCCCTGGCGCAGGTCAGGGTCGTGGACGAAAATCAAGCGCCTGGACGCACGATGGCCCAGCAGGCGACCAAGGAACGAACGGTCTGGATCACGGCCGACCATTCCAGGCATGAGCCGCTCCAGCAGACCTTTCAATCGGGGCCGGAGGTCACCAAGGCCTGCCTCTCCTGCCACGAACTGGCGGCCGGCCAGTTCCACAAGACCATCCACTGGACATGGCTGGACCCGAGCCGGCCGCCAGAGGAGCGGATCGGCAAGGCGGGCATCACCTTGAACAACTTCTGCATCAACGCGCAGTCCAACTGGCCACGGTGCACCTCGTGCCATGCAGGGTATGGCTGGAAAGACGAATCCTTCAACTTCAAGGATGAATACGCCGTCGACTGCCTCGTCTGTCACGAACAGACAGGCACCTACAAGAAATTCCCCACAGGTGCGGGCCACCCGGTCGACAAGCCCACGGTCTTCAAAGCGAATGGGAAACTCTACGAACCGCCGGACTGGAACAAGGTCGCCCAGAGCGTCGCCCGCCCTACCCGCAAGAACTGCGGCACCTGTCACTTTTTCGGCGGCGGCGGGGATGCCGTCAAACACGGGGACCTCGATTCGTCCATGATGATGCCGAACAAGGCCCTCGATGTACACATGGGGACGGACGGGCAAGATTTCGACTGCGTCCGTTGCCATACCACCGAACTGCACCGAATCGCGGGGAGGATTTATTCGAACCCGGCGGCCGGCCACCGGAAGAGCCTTGTCGAAGACGACCTCGCCGCCAAGATCATGTGCGAATCCTGCCACACCAGCACCCCGCACAAACCGGGTGTCAAGGCCAACGACCATACGGACAAGGTGGCCTGTCAGAGCTGCCACATCCCGGCCTTTGCGCGGGAATTGGCGACCAAGATGTGGTGGGACTGGTCGACCGCCGGCCAGAAGAAAGAGGGCAAGCCCTTCGCCGAGAAAGGGCCGCACGGCAAACCTTCCTATGACTCCCTGAAAGGCAGTTTTGTGTGGGAAAAGGATGTCGTTCCTGAATACTTCTGGTTCAACGGGGCGATCCAGACCCTGACGGCCCAGGATGTCGTCGATCCGTCCCGGACCGTGGCGGTGAACACACCCCTCGGCAGCCCCGACGATCCCATGTCGCGGATCTTCCCCTTCAAGGTCCATCGGGGGAAACAGCCCTATGACAAGATCAACAAGACGGTGGTCATCCCCAAGCTCTTCGGTCCCCCCGGCTCAGGGGCCTACTGGGCCGACTGGGACTGGCGCCGATCGATCGAAATCGGCATGCAGACCGCCGGGATCCCCTTCAGCGGTGAATTCGACTTCGTCGAAACCTCCTATGTGTTTCCGATCACCCACATGGTTGCGCCGAAAGAGCAATCCCTGCAGTGCATCGAATGCCACAGCAAGGAGGGGCGGCTGCAGAACCTGGCCGGCTTCTACATGCCGGGGCGCGACCGCAACCCGGTGGTTCATTTCCTCGGCTGGGCCGTCGTCCTCGGCTCCCTGCTGGGCGTATTCGTTCACGGAATCGGCAGAATGGTCGCCGGCCGCCGAAAGGAGAAATAG
- a CDS encoding sigma-54 interaction domain-containing protein produces MRIADYWETIVNTLRDGLLVVDSGGKILYLNPAAEKMTGYGSEELVGASCRTLNCTGCKIFGRGAGEAWCSLYSTGDVKAKRCFLTSKQGRSVHIVKNATVLRNAEGEILGAIEILSDLSEVVRVQQEIGALRRTFQLEDGYYGLVGESPVMQRLYDLIDNVAQTEVPVMIQGRSGTGKELVARAIHHAGPRREKPFIKVNCAALNPNLLESELFGHVKGAYTGADRYRIGRFEAAHEGTLFLDEIGDIPPAVQVKLLRVLEEKEIERVGDHRSIPVDVRIITATHKDLERLTAENAFREDLFFRINVFPVYCPSLAERREDIPLLVQHFIRQQTIKTGKSVSGLLPEAIEALTAYAWPGNVRELRNTIEYAFVLCKKEMLGLEHLPAKITGAPARMPRKDLDAVATLERDALIQALHETGGNQSRAAHILGVSRVTVWKRMKRYGIDPRPK; encoded by the coding sequence ATGAGAATTGCCGATTACTGGGAGACCATCGTCAACACCCTGCGGGATGGCCTGCTGGTGGTGGATTCGGGAGGGAAGATTCTCTATCTGAATCCGGCGGCCGAGAAGATGACCGGTTATGGGTCCGAGGAACTGGTGGGGGCGTCCTGCCGCACCCTCAACTGCACGGGATGCAAGATCTTCGGACGGGGGGCGGGAGAAGCCTGGTGCAGCCTTTATTCGACAGGGGATGTCAAGGCCAAACGCTGCTTTCTCACGAGTAAGCAGGGGCGGTCCGTGCACATCGTGAAGAACGCGACGGTCTTGCGTAATGCAGAGGGTGAGATCCTCGGGGCGATCGAGATCCTGTCCGATCTGTCTGAAGTGGTTCGGGTGCAGCAGGAGATCGGCGCCCTGCGCAGGACGTTTCAGCTCGAAGACGGCTACTACGGGTTGGTCGGTGAATCGCCTGTCATGCAGAGGCTCTACGACCTGATCGACAACGTTGCCCAGACGGAGGTCCCTGTCATGATTCAGGGCCGGAGTGGAACGGGCAAGGAACTGGTGGCGAGGGCCATTCACCATGCCGGCCCCCGCCGTGAGAAGCCGTTCATCAAGGTCAACTGCGCCGCGTTGAATCCGAATCTGCTGGAAAGCGAGCTTTTCGGCCACGTCAAGGGGGCCTACACCGGTGCCGATCGCTACCGCATCGGCCGCTTCGAGGCGGCCCACGAGGGGACTCTTTTCCTGGACGAAATCGGGGACATCCCCCCTGCGGTCCAGGTGAAGCTCTTGAGGGTCCTGGAGGAAAAGGAGATCGAACGTGTGGGGGACCACCGGTCCATCCCCGTGGATGTTCGGATTATCACCGCCACCCATAAGGACCTCGAAAGGTTGACCGCCGAAAATGCCTTCCGGGAAGATCTCTTTTTTCGAATCAACGTGTTTCCGGTGTATTGCCCCTCGCTGGCCGAGCGTCGGGAAGACATCCCGTTGCTGGTGCAGCACTTCATCCGCCAGCAGACCATCAAGACCGGAAAATCCGTCAGCGGCCTGCTTCCTGAGGCGATCGAAGCCCTGACGGCCTATGCGTGGCCGGGCAATGTCCGCGAACTCAGAAACACCATCGAATACGCCTTTGTCCTCTGCAAAAAGGAAATGCTCGGATTGGAGCATCTGCCGGCAAAGATCACCGGCGCACCTGCCAGGATGCCTCGAAAGGACCTGGATGCCGTGGCAACGCTCGAGCGGGATGCACTCATTCAGGCCCTGCATGAGACCGGGGGGAACCAGTCGAGGGCCGCACACATCCTGGGCGTGAGCCGGGTGACCGTCTGGAAGCGGATGAAGCGCTACGGAATCGACCCGCGACCGAAGTGA
- a CDS encoding PEP/pyruvate-binding domain-containing protein, translated as MGLIADLFGKEDACTLLVNLDGRIAEKYNWYRDFLVQNREALNIISELELLQEDSQGFALSAVERRYDRLFAATEKLVQALNALSGGRYEGLVRVCGEVDKAIRPLFEVSPGRSSGDLVLPFEDLTEDMTAVAGSKATNLAVIGNVLGLPVPAGFVVTAEAFRLFLERNDLNGPIDEMLGALTPEGGESLDPVAASIQEKILRAGLPPELEKALHQAYESLEGKTREGVRVAMRSTAVGEDTEASFAGQYKTVLNVGRAEMIEAYKTVLASKYSPRAIRYRMRSGLDDHATPMCVAAVTMIGALASGVVYSVDPSGSSREGPSEVMVTATWGLGELLVSGESSPDTFYVDRETGEITRRAISPKPYRMVTAEGGGTRLEELTGRDREEPSLDDASVRALAQWALKLEGHFGAPQDMEWCMDPDGRLFILQSRPLGITHSRPQEMSGADAFEGHAVLFSGGSRASGGAASGRVLHASRVKGASVPGDAILVAKAASPEYARFVGSLRGIITDLGSVASHLASVAREFGVPMVVQAGDATGVLKEGDEITLVADSTTVYKGVVAGLDAPVSLPGEGVFQSPVRRKMKEVMARVSPLNLTDPKSPSFSPENCETIHDIIRYSHETVVKEMFGLSQEAGEEGVRSVRMTANIPVALYFVDLGGGLEKSLTTCDEITPDAIASPPMKALWRGLSHPGISWSGAVGLSARNVMALMTSGPPPQMASYVVLSDEYVNLSFKFGYHYANLDIFHSDEPENNYITLQFGGGAGSWFGRSMRIHFLTEVLEHLGFTLNISGDLLEAVLKGYDRDSMEEALDQVGRLLAVTRLLDLAIQGREQVEPMVKAFLAGDYNLLGDSRAALEGFYTLVGEWRAEKRGGRQGWLQKGSGSGEGLSCTFKNIMGKMAGDRYQRFLDSIQAYHYFPLAVLKESHVNNATVEATLTLEGGCIDMTGGLVFGFRNFNHYFVFALDALAGSAVVFEFVKGKRVSRAEAKREVESGRGYRLSVRVQASSAECSVDGEPVLTFEARKPLEGYVGLWTKADSRVYFEGLDVKEKSAAAVTTRETAG; from the coding sequence ATGGGATTGATTGCGGATCTTTTCGGCAAGGAGGATGCGTGCACGCTCCTCGTCAACCTGGACGGGCGCATTGCCGAGAAATACAACTGGTACAGGGATTTTCTGGTCCAGAACCGCGAGGCGCTGAACATCATCTCCGAACTGGAACTGCTCCAGGAGGACAGCCAGGGCTTTGCGCTCAGCGCCGTCGAGCGTCGTTATGACCGCCTTTTCGCGGCCACGGAAAAGCTGGTCCAGGCCCTCAACGCGCTTTCCGGCGGACGCTACGAAGGGCTGGTGCGGGTCTGCGGAGAGGTCGACAAGGCCATCCGCCCGCTCTTCGAGGTTTCGCCTGGGCGGAGTTCCGGGGATCTGGTGCTCCCGTTCGAGGATCTCACCGAAGATATGACCGCCGTTGCCGGTTCCAAAGCGACCAACCTTGCCGTGATCGGCAACGTTCTGGGGCTCCCGGTGCCGGCGGGCTTTGTCGTCACCGCAGAGGCCTTCCGGCTGTTTCTCGAGCGCAACGACCTGAACGGGCCGATCGACGAGATGCTCGGGGCGCTGACCCCGGAGGGGGGCGAGTCGCTCGATCCGGTCGCCGCATCGATTCAGGAAAAAATCCTCCGGGCCGGCCTTCCTCCGGAGCTCGAGAAGGCCCTGCATCAGGCCTACGAGTCGCTGGAGGGCAAGACCCGTGAAGGGGTCCGCGTGGCCATGCGCTCCACCGCAGTAGGCGAAGACACGGAGGCGTCCTTCGCCGGACAGTACAAGACCGTGCTCAACGTCGGCCGGGCGGAGATGATCGAGGCCTACAAGACGGTGCTCGCCAGCAAATACTCCCCCCGCGCCATCCGGTACCGGATGCGGTCCGGTCTGGACGACCACGCTACGCCGATGTGCGTGGCGGCGGTGACGATGATCGGGGCGCTTGCGAGCGGCGTCGTCTACTCGGTGGATCCTTCCGGATCGTCCAGGGAGGGGCCTTCCGAGGTCATGGTTACAGCGACATGGGGGCTTGGCGAACTTCTGGTCTCGGGCGAATCCTCCCCGGATACCTTTTATGTGGACCGTGAAACGGGGGAGATCACGAGGCGCGCAATCAGTCCCAAGCCCTACCGAATGGTGACGGCGGAGGGAGGGGGGACGCGCCTCGAGGAGTTGACGGGGCGGGACCGTGAGGAGCCGTCGCTCGATGATGCGTCGGTTCGGGCACTGGCGCAGTGGGCGCTGAAGCTCGAAGGGCACTTCGGCGCACCGCAGGACATGGAATGGTGCATGGATCCGGACGGCCGGCTTTTCATCCTCCAGTCGCGTCCGCTGGGCATCACGCACTCCCGCCCGCAGGAGATGTCCGGGGCGGATGCCTTCGAAGGACACGCTGTCCTCTTTTCGGGAGGAAGCCGCGCCTCCGGCGGGGCGGCATCCGGCAGGGTCCTGCACGCATCGAGGGTGAAGGGAGCCTCCGTCCCCGGAGACGCCATCCTGGTGGCCAAGGCCGCTTCCCCCGAATACGCCCGGTTCGTGGGTTCCTTGCGGGGCATCATCACGGATCTAGGGAGCGTGGCGAGCCATCTGGCCTCCGTCGCGCGGGAGTTCGGGGTCCCGATGGTCGTGCAGGCGGGCGACGCCACCGGCGTGTTGAAGGAGGGGGACGAGATCACCCTGGTGGCGGACAGCACGACCGTCTACAAAGGAGTGGTCGCCGGACTCGACGCCCCTGTTTCGCTGCCGGGCGAAGGGGTTTTCCAAAGCCCCGTCCGGCGGAAGATGAAGGAGGTCATGGCCCGGGTCTCTCCGCTGAACCTCACGGACCCGAAGTCGCCTTCCTTCTCGCCCGAGAACTGCGAGACGATTCATGACATCATCCGCTACAGCCATGAGACCGTGGTGAAAGAGATGTTCGGGCTTTCGCAGGAGGCGGGCGAGGAGGGGGTCCGTTCGGTCAGGATGACCGCCAATATCCCCGTGGCGCTGTATTTCGTGGATCTTGGCGGCGGGCTCGAGAAGAGCCTCACCACCTGCGACGAAATCACGCCCGATGCGATTGCATCTCCGCCCATGAAGGCCCTCTGGCGCGGCCTTTCTCACCCGGGCATCAGCTGGTCCGGGGCCGTCGGCCTGAGCGCCAGGAACGTCATGGCGCTCATGACCTCCGGGCCGCCGCCGCAGATGGCGAGCTACGTCGTCCTCTCCGATGAGTACGTGAACCTGAGCTTCAAGTTCGGGTACCACTACGCGAATCTGGACATCTTTCATTCCGATGAGCCCGAAAACAACTACATTACGCTTCAGTTCGGCGGGGGCGCCGGCTCCTGGTTCGGGCGCTCCATGCGGATCCACTTCCTTACGGAGGTGCTCGAGCACCTGGGCTTCACCCTGAACATCTCGGGCGACCTGCTGGAGGCGGTTCTCAAGGGATATGACCGCGATTCGATGGAGGAGGCGCTGGATCAGGTGGGTCGGCTGCTGGCCGTCACCCGGCTCCTGGACCTGGCGATCCAGGGCAGGGAGCAGGTGGAACCCATGGTGAAGGCCTTTCTCGCAGGCGACTACAACCTGCTGGGCGACTCCAGGGCGGCGCTCGAGGGTTTTTACACCCTGGTCGGAGAGTGGCGAGCCGAGAAGCGCGGGGGGCGCCAAGGATGGCTCCAAAAAGGCTCCGGTTCGGGAGAGGGGCTTTCCTGCACCTTCAAAAACATCATGGGGAAGATGGCCGGGGATCGATACCAAAGGTTTCTGGACAGCATCCAGGCCTACCACTATTTTCCCCTGGCGGTGTTGAAGGAAAGCCACGTCAACAACGCCACGGTCGAGGCGACCCTGACCCTCGAGGGCGGGTGCATCGACATGACGGGCGGCCTGGTTTTCGGCTTCCGGAACTTCAATCACTATTTCGTCTTCGCCCTGGACGCCCTGGCGGGGAGCGCCGTGGTCTTCGAATTCGTGAAGGGCAAGCGGGTCAGCCGCGCGGAGGCGAAACGGGAGGTGGAATCGGGCCGGGGCTACCGCCTGTCGGTGCGGGTGCAAGCATCCTCCGCCGAGTGCTCTGTGGACGGAGAGCCCGTGCTGACCTTCGAGGCCAGGAAGCCCCTCGAGGGCTATGTCGGCCTCTGGACCAAGGCCGACAGCCGGGTCTACTTCGAAGGCCTGGACGTCAAAGAAAAATCCGCCGCGGCGGTCACGACCAGGGAAACTGCAGGGTGA
- a CDS encoding type VI secretion system contractile sheath domain-containing protein: MQIPSLPFKILAIAPFRGAGEAVWRDAPITVDPSDLDRVLAQLRPALYIPLPKELCPAGGLDLAWQHLKSFHPDALIQTDPFLKALVEAKVFAAESRRQGVDNQSICSALAARPHLPPIHCPDAPISEPRGSSTGGIDKILEMVALPGGSGAPDTSSRSITAVLEDLLSRTLQRIFADPSHQALEGSWRGLKLLLGQGAADGTVEIGLLPAAAETLAETLEFALDHLIASPPSVILLDLPCDSSPSGIERLERTAALAETLLSPAVCWIGPRFLHLEDWSELDRLAYLPHTTEGPEFAKWRRFQQESKARWLALTCNRLPARIPYGPENPPRTAAFEEKTPPWIAPVWGLASLLVQSLHRTGWPTAFTQWQRIRLEDQPLHAIAQGRQIPTEMPLSEERLAQFIRTGILPLVALRNQDVVFAPAETTAAGTSLAYQLFVSGITQVVLGCKDHFPHGLAPAALENDLKTAFSRFWERTGHRLPDGFTLIVSSPEGEDRPEVLIDLLPPRSIVPSGERVTLQFPWS, translated from the coding sequence ATGCAGATCCCATCCCTTCCGTTCAAGATCCTCGCCATCGCCCCTTTTCGAGGCGCCGGGGAAGCCGTCTGGCGCGACGCCCCGATCACCGTCGACCCGTCCGACCTGGACCGGGTGCTGGCGCAGCTGAGGCCGGCTTTGTACATCCCCCTGCCGAAGGAACTCTGCCCCGCAGGCGGTCTGGATCTTGCCTGGCAACACCTCAAATCGTTCCACCCCGATGCCCTGATCCAGACCGATCCCTTCCTGAAGGCCCTCGTCGAGGCGAAGGTCTTCGCCGCGGAGTCCCGCCGTCAGGGCGTCGACAACCAGTCGATCTGCAGCGCCCTGGCTGCGCGGCCCCACCTGCCGCCCATCCACTGCCCCGATGCCCCGATTTCGGAGCCGCGCGGTTCGTCCACCGGCGGAATCGACAAGATCCTCGAGATGGTCGCTCTGCCCGGAGGGAGCGGGGCGCCGGATACCTCCTCCCGGTCGATCACCGCCGTATTGGAGGACCTGCTTTCCCGGACCCTTCAGCGCATCTTCGCCGATCCATCCCATCAGGCCCTCGAAGGATCCTGGCGCGGGCTCAAGCTCCTGCTGGGTCAGGGGGCGGCGGACGGCACGGTCGAGATCGGCCTGCTCCCGGCCGCGGCGGAGACGCTCGCCGAAACCCTCGAATTCGCGCTTGATCACCTGATCGCCTCGCCGCCTTCGGTGATCCTCCTGGACCTCCCCTGCGACAGCTCCCCGTCCGGCATCGAGCGCCTCGAACGGACCGCGGCGCTCGCCGAGACTCTCCTTTCCCCCGCTGTCTGCTGGATCGGCCCGCGCTTTCTGCATCTCGAGGATTGGAGTGAACTCGACCGGCTCGCCTATCTGCCGCACACGACCGAGGGCCCGGAATTCGCCAAGTGGCGCCGGTTCCAGCAGGAATCGAAGGCGCGCTGGCTGGCCCTCACCTGCAACCGCCTGCCCGCCAGGATCCCATACGGCCCGGAAAACCCGCCCCGCACAGCCGCATTCGAAGAGAAGACGCCCCCCTGGATCGCGCCGGTCTGGGGGCTTGCCTCGCTCCTGGTGCAGAGCCTGCACCGGACGGGGTGGCCCACCGCCTTCACCCAATGGCAGCGCATCCGGTTGGAGGATCAGCCTCTTCATGCCATCGCGCAAGGACGGCAGATCCCCACGGAAATGCCTTTGAGCGAGGAGCGGCTTGCACAGTTCATCCGCACCGGCATCCTGCCGCTTGTGGCCTTACGGAACCAGGACGTGGTCTTCGCCCCGGCCGAGACGACGGCCGCAGGCACCTCGCTCGCCTACCAGCTCTTCGTCTCCGGCATCACCCAGGTTGTCTTGGGGTGCAAAGACCATTTCCCCCATGGGCTCGCCCCAGCCGCCCTCGAAAACGATCTCAAGACCGCGTTCTCGCGCTTTTGGGAGCGCACCGGGCACCGCCTCCCGGACGGATTCACCCTCATCGTCAGCAGCCCGGAAGGAGAGGATCGCCCCGAGGTCCTGATCGACCTCCTTCCCCCGCGATCCATCGTCCCATCAGGTGAACGCGTCACCCTGCAGTTTCCCTGGTCGTGA